A window from Fuerstiella sp. encodes these proteins:
- a CDS encoding DUF1571 domain-containing protein, which yields MSRISSRSKTPNLIAGAILGIAAGVLHTAFDPVPAGESPGSATSSSYETSAVENFTVPVPPEAADLPVAELSNQESPAAEVETDPSAHVLSNTELIEYSILLLKDGVEYLRQFETYSAVFHKQERLGGDLSELQTVDLKIRQKKPFAVYMKWRNGDRGRQLLYSDEYEDGNMVVKLGGFKGRLLPSLKLDPAGSRAKENARHSVTKAGIRKMAEKIITHRKLDLDCNVGMQCTRLPNQEFDSRDCLCFQYEYESPETSSDYRKSIILIDSNYHIPVMARNYTWAAEAGDLSPEELDARTLIENYSYTDIDFSKKLAIADFSRENPRYRM from the coding sequence ATGTCCCGTATCTCATCCCGTTCTAAAACACCGAATCTGATCGCGGGGGCAATCCTAGGAATCGCAGCCGGTGTGTTGCACACCGCCTTCGACCCTGTTCCTGCCGGTGAATCGCCAGGATCCGCAACATCCTCGAGCTATGAAACATCGGCCGTCGAAAACTTCACCGTACCGGTGCCCCCTGAAGCAGCCGACCTGCCGGTCGCTGAATTAAGTAATCAGGAATCACCGGCAGCGGAAGTCGAAACCGATCCGTCAGCACACGTGCTGTCCAATACGGAACTGATCGAATACTCCATACTGCTGCTCAAAGACGGAGTAGAATACCTCCGTCAGTTTGAGACGTATTCAGCCGTATTTCATAAACAGGAACGGCTCGGAGGCGATCTGTCTGAACTGCAGACGGTCGACCTGAAAATACGGCAAAAAAAACCATTCGCGGTGTATATGAAATGGCGCAACGGTGATCGTGGACGGCAGCTGCTTTACAGTGATGAATACGAAGACGGTAATATGGTCGTCAAACTGGGAGGTTTCAAAGGCCGACTTTTGCCCAGTCTCAAGCTGGATCCTGCAGGCAGCAGGGCAAAGGAAAATGCCCGACACTCGGTCACGAAGGCAGGAATCCGCAAGATGGCTGAAAAAATCATTACTCACCGGAAACTGGATCTCGACTGCAACGTCGGTATGCAGTGCACTCGACTTCCAAATCAGGAATTCGACAGCCGCGACTGCCTGTGCTTCCAGTACGAATACGAATCACCGGAAACCTCCAGTGATTATCGCAAGAGCATTATTCTGATTGATTCAAATTACCATATTCCGGTAATGGCACGTAACTACACCTGGGCAGCAGAAGCCGGTGATCTGTCACCCGAAGAACTTGACGCCCGGACACTCATCGAAAACTATTCATACACCGACATTGACTTTTCAAAAAAACTGGCCATCGCCGACTTCAGTCGGGAAAATCCTCGCTACCGCATGTAG
- a CDS encoding peptidylprolyl isomerase: MSRLIFGPVWVCWIVFAGCTSGTDNAVPPTYHGPNEPAEIRPESRTTQELSPDITTTGIFQAEFVTTEGKFLVEVNREWAPIGADRFYRLVQDKFFDDSGFFRVVPGFVVQFGLPADPAQNVKWSNGLQDEPVLQGNKRGFLTFAKSSAPNSRTTQLFISYGDNNNLDGMGFSAFGQVIQGMEVVDRINSEYGERPNQGHLKNQGNSYLSKEFPNLSYIQTARITLDDLQSEETAPDGTVP; the protein is encoded by the coding sequence ATGTCGCGTTTGATTTTTGGACCGGTCTGGGTCTGCTGGATTGTCTTTGCCGGATGCACATCGGGAACGGACAACGCAGTACCACCAACCTACCATGGACCGAATGAACCTGCTGAAATCCGACCGGAGTCGCGTACTACGCAGGAACTGTCGCCGGACATAACCACAACAGGCATTTTTCAGGCAGAGTTTGTGACCACCGAAGGAAAATTTCTGGTGGAAGTGAATCGTGAGTGGGCTCCGATTGGTGCCGATCGTTTTTACAGACTGGTACAGGATAAATTTTTTGACGATTCAGGCTTCTTTCGTGTTGTTCCGGGATTCGTGGTGCAGTTCGGGCTACCGGCGGATCCGGCACAAAATGTGAAATGGTCAAATGGACTTCAGGATGAGCCGGTTCTGCAGGGTAACAAGCGTGGTTTTCTGACATTCGCCAAGTCCAGCGCCCCGAACTCGCGGACGACTCAGCTGTTTATCAGTTACGGTGACAACAACAATCTCGACGGAATGGGCTTTTCGGCATTTGGACAAGTGATTCAGGGAATGGAAGTGGTTGACAGAATCAACAGTGAGTACGGAGAGCGTCCGAATCAGGGGCACCTCAAAAATCAGGGGAATTCCTATCTCAGCAAGGAGTTCCCAAATCTGAGCTATATTCAGACGGCCAGGATCACTCTGGATGATCTGCAATCTGAAGAGACGGCCCCGGACGGAACAGTCCCGTGA
- a CDS encoding ABC transporter ATP-binding protein — MPLIELNNLTKDYGSFRAIDDLSLQIHDGITGLLGPNGAGKSTLIKVLLGLVRCTSGTGRVLGHDILKEHGAIRMRVGYMPEDDCYLHGLSGVECVQVAAQLSRFPATEALRRGHEILDFCGTGQERYRNVETYSTGMRQKIRFAMAIVHDPELLILDEPTSGLDPEERESMLNRIQVLAEQMNKAIIICTHILPDVQLVCDRVVILADGRVTLSEDLDVLRRSPEPSLTVTVQGDIRLFTESLKKRGARIESISNCSVRVFGREESASAAVWQAAAETSTAVRSVVPSRTSLETVFLKTVQECDHANS, encoded by the coding sequence TTGCCGCTGATTGAATTGAACAATCTGACCAAGGACTACGGATCGTTTCGTGCCATCGACGATCTTTCACTGCAGATTCACGATGGAATTACGGGGCTCCTTGGGCCGAATGGGGCAGGAAAGAGTACGCTGATCAAAGTTTTGCTGGGGCTGGTTCGCTGTACTTCGGGAACCGGTCGGGTACTGGGGCACGATATTCTGAAGGAACACGGTGCGATCCGGATGAGAGTCGGATACATGCCGGAAGACGATTGCTATCTGCATGGTCTGTCCGGTGTGGAATGCGTTCAGGTGGCAGCTCAACTGTCCCGATTTCCGGCGACGGAGGCCTTAAGACGCGGACACGAGATTCTTGATTTCTGCGGTACGGGCCAGGAGAGGTATCGCAATGTCGAGACGTATTCAACGGGTATGCGGCAGAAAATTCGGTTTGCAATGGCGATAGTGCATGATCCGGAACTGCTGATTCTCGATGAGCCTACATCAGGTCTGGATCCGGAAGAACGAGAATCGATGCTCAATCGGATTCAGGTTTTGGCAGAACAGATGAACAAGGCGATTATTATTTGCACTCATATTCTGCCCGATGTTCAGCTGGTGTGTGACCGTGTTGTGATTTTAGCAGACGGTCGTGTCACACTGTCAGAAGATCTGGATGTCCTTCGCAGGTCGCCGGAGCCGTCGCTCACCGTTACTGTCCAGGGGGATATTAGATTGTTTACTGAATCTCTCAAAAAACGAGGCGCCAGAATCGAATCGATTTCCAACTGTTCGGTTCGAGTTTTCGGACGCGAAGAATCTGCATCAGCTGCAGTGTGGCAGGCGGCTGCGGAGACGAGCACTGCCGTTCGCAGTGTCGTTCCGTCACGTACATCACTGGAAACGGTCTTCCTGAAGACCGTTCAGGAATGCGACCATGCCAATTCATAG
- a CDS encoding PSD1 and planctomycete cytochrome C domain-containing protein has protein sequence MLSRCKQFDSVFLQAVVICTSASAVSSADEHERFFESQIRPILVNHCLECHGPAVQSAGLRLDSQDHLIRGGTSGPVVTPGNPDTSRLIHAVRRSEDLAMPPDEPLSAQEISALEHWVLLETPWPAASGPITDSSGDSVGNHWAFQPVQDVTPPTSDQSPTRTPVDSFIFRRLKQQQLSPSPAADPRSLIRRATIGLTGLPPSPDEVTTFVQSNDSNRWEQLIDHLLESPAYGEQWARHWMDIARYSDTKGYVYAREERRWVHSWSYRDWVIDALNTDMPYNRFLLLQLAADQIDDCKPHDLAAMGFLTLGRRFLGVTRDIMDDRIDTITRGTMGLTVACARCHDHKYDPIPTTDYYALYGVLNSCAEQRVELPPVRKATADWQRELDIRRKKFKDRYDSERLIAGERCRDKIADYLKIQNKLESVPVQGFDQVLLSGDVIPEFARRWDEYLRYTRRTRDPVFRHWHAFAALPDETFAVEATGVLKHLNSQPTGHVNARIAAAFTRPPMNFDHVIETYTAALGTIRDEWYRIIAESKTKGKTPPGRLTNPVNEQLRQVLFSPGSPCAVPDERLVHNEYLFTTEVCRELWGLQKEIDRWLNSAPHQPGYALTLTDRRIPIEPRVFRRGNPKSPGQDVPRGFLTVLSGDPKSSFRSGSGRLELARAIIDPANPLTARVMVNRVWAWHFGRGLVTTPSDFGVRAGQPSHPDLLDWLTGDFIRHDWSIKHLHRRILRSATYRQSSAQPADSELEQRIRVHDPSNRLLWKMPLHRLTFEEFRDSMLAVSGELDRRAGGRPEELFGQKASLRRSVYGEIDRQFFPAVLRIFDVANPDIHIPRRSETTVPQQALFYLNHPLVQQRAQKLTALTANISSPSVRVRTLFQRVIQRTPQPDELNQALAMVAKAELTPSSVPVRMRDWKYLYGTFDEEQGRVVDTKPMPVFTESVWQGGTDYPDSTLGQVQLTATGGHPGDDRQHACIRRWTAPRDMKITIVSTMVHESKPGDGIRAFIVSGQTGKLAGQKVHQQTVDLNVGSFLVRKGDTIDFVADFGEILNNDQFVWEVNIHESDTIKEGMSWNSVRDFSGPVPEPLSPWEQLAQVLLCSNEFLFVD, from the coding sequence GTGCTCAGCCGATGCAAACAATTCGATTCTGTATTCCTGCAGGCAGTCGTCATTTGTACATCCGCTTCAGCAGTCTCATCTGCGGATGAACACGAACGATTTTTCGAATCGCAGATTCGCCCGATCCTCGTCAATCACTGCCTTGAGTGTCACGGTCCGGCAGTACAATCCGCCGGGCTGCGACTCGATTCGCAGGACCATTTGATCAGGGGCGGTACATCCGGACCGGTCGTCACTCCGGGTAATCCCGACACCAGTCGGCTCATTCATGCTGTGCGGAGATCAGAAGACCTGGCGATGCCACCGGATGAACCACTCTCCGCTCAAGAGATTTCAGCTCTCGAGCACTGGGTGCTGCTGGAAACTCCCTGGCCGGCAGCCTCGGGACCGATCACTGATTCCTCCGGTGATTCAGTTGGCAATCACTGGGCATTTCAGCCGGTCCAGGATGTGACTCCACCAACATCAGATCAATCTCCAACTCGAACCCCCGTCGACTCATTCATCTTTCGACGACTGAAACAGCAGCAATTGTCTCCTTCTCCTGCAGCTGACCCGAGGTCGCTGATTCGCCGCGCCACCATTGGACTCACCGGCCTTCCACCGTCCCCCGACGAGGTAACCACCTTCGTACAGAGCAACGATTCGAACCGCTGGGAACAACTCATCGACCACCTGCTGGAGTCACCTGCCTACGGTGAACAATGGGCACGACACTGGATGGACATCGCTCGTTATTCAGATACCAAGGGCTATGTGTATGCCAGAGAGGAACGCCGATGGGTCCATTCATGGAGTTACCGAGACTGGGTCATCGATGCACTCAACACAGATATGCCCTACAACCGCTTCCTGCTGCTGCAACTGGCAGCGGATCAGATTGACGATTGCAAACCTCACGACCTGGCAGCGATGGGCTTTCTGACACTTGGGCGACGGTTTCTGGGTGTCACACGCGACATCATGGACGACCGCATCGACACGATCACGCGAGGCACCATGGGACTGACGGTGGCCTGTGCCCGCTGCCACGATCATAAATATGACCCCATCCCCACAACAGACTACTATGCACTGTATGGAGTTCTTAACAGTTGTGCTGAACAGCGTGTAGAATTGCCGCCGGTACGTAAGGCCACCGCCGACTGGCAACGCGAACTGGACATCCGTCGAAAGAAATTTAAGGATCGCTACGACAGTGAGCGACTGATCGCCGGCGAACGCTGCCGCGACAAAATCGCTGATTACCTGAAAATTCAAAACAAACTGGAATCGGTTCCCGTGCAGGGATTCGATCAGGTCCTGCTGTCCGGTGATGTTATCCCGGAATTCGCCCGGCGCTGGGACGAGTACCTGAGATATACCAGACGTACCCGTGATCCGGTTTTTCGCCACTGGCATGCATTCGCCGCTCTGCCGGATGAGACATTTGCTGTTGAAGCGACCGGTGTTCTGAAACACCTGAATTCTCAGCCGACCGGTCACGTCAATGCTCGCATTGCTGCAGCGTTCACCCGGCCGCCAATGAACTTTGATCACGTCATTGAGACATACACGGCTGCACTTGGCACGATCCGTGATGAATGGTATCGGATCATCGCTGAATCAAAGACGAAAGGAAAAACACCCCCCGGAAGGTTAACTAATCCGGTTAACGAACAGCTGCGTCAGGTCCTGTTCAGTCCTGGATCACCGTGCGCGGTACCGGATGAACGTCTTGTGCACAATGAATACCTGTTCACGACAGAGGTTTGCCGTGAACTTTGGGGCCTGCAGAAGGAAATTGATCGCTGGCTGAATTCAGCGCCACACCAGCCTGGCTATGCCCTCACCCTGACCGATCGTCGTATTCCGATCGAACCACGTGTCTTCAGGCGGGGAAACCCCAAATCCCCGGGACAGGATGTGCCACGAGGATTTCTGACCGTCCTGTCCGGTGATCCAAAATCTTCCTTTCGGTCGGGCAGCGGAAGGCTCGAACTGGCGAGGGCAATCATCGACCCGGCCAATCCGCTGACTGCCAGAGTCATGGTGAATCGAGTCTGGGCGTGGCACTTTGGTCGCGGCCTGGTGACAACACCAAGCGACTTTGGTGTGAGAGCCGGACAGCCAAGTCATCCTGATCTGCTGGACTGGCTGACAGGGGATTTTATTCGGCACGACTGGAGTATCAAACATCTTCACCGCAGGATCCTGCGTTCTGCAACCTACCGCCAGTCATCCGCCCAGCCAGCAGATTCGGAATTGGAACAACGCATTCGTGTTCATGATCCGTCGAACCGCCTGCTCTGGAAAATGCCGCTGCATCGCCTGACTTTTGAGGAATTTCGCGACTCGATGCTTGCGGTATCCGGTGAACTGGACCGGCGCGCCGGCGGTCGACCGGAAGAACTTTTCGGTCAAAAGGCTTCATTGCGTCGAAGTGTCTACGGTGAAATCGATCGCCAGTTCTTTCCAGCTGTACTGCGTATTTTCGATGTCGCCAATCCCGACATCCATATCCCTCGTCGAAGTGAAACCACAGTTCCTCAACAGGCATTGTTCTACCTGAATCATCCGCTTGTTCAGCAACGCGCACAAAAACTGACGGCATTGACAGCAAACATCTCTTCTCCGAGCGTTCGCGTACGGACTCTGTTTCAGCGAGTTATTCAGAGAACACCACAACCGGATGAGCTTAATCAGGCTCTGGCAATGGTCGCGAAAGCCGAATTGACACCTTCATCTGTCCCTGTCCGGATGAGAGACTGGAAATATCTTTACGGAACATTCGATGAAGAGCAGGGCAGGGTCGTCGACACAAAGCCCATGCCTGTCTTTACTGAATCAGTGTGGCAGGGTGGAACGGACTACCCCGACAGCACTCTGGGCCAGGTGCAGCTGACAGCGACCGGAGGACACCCCGGAGACGACCGACAGCACGCCTGTATCCGGCGCTGGACCGCTCCCCGGGACATGAAGATAACCATTGTATCCACCATGGTTCACGAATCGAAACCAGGAGACGGGATACGAGCATTCATTGTCAGCGGCCAGACAGGAAAACTGGCGGGACAAAAAGTACACCAACAGACGGTCGACCTGAATGTTGGAAGTTTCCTGGTCAGAAAAGGCGATACAATTGACTTCGTGGCAGACTTCGGTGAGATCCTGAACAATGACCAGTTCGTCTGGGAAGTCAACATCCACGAATCTGACACCATCAAAGAAGGTATGAGCTGGAACTCCGTGAGAGACTTCAGCGGACCAGTCCCCGAACCGCTGAGTCCCTGGGAACAACTGGCTCAGGTCCTGCTGTGCAGTAACGAATTTCTGTTCGTTGACTAA
- a CDS encoding DUF1501 domain-containing protein has translation MLTRSGLGLGSLGLAEVLANDGRSVANDTATTGSRLRQQSPHGFGRAKHVIHFFLNGGPSHVDTFDPKPALQKYAGKSVPGTQPTERRTGAALPSPFRFRQYGESGLPVSDLFSKTAAHADDIAVIRSMYAQVPNHEPSLMLMNCGDSVQPRPSMGAWVLYGLGSENENLPGFIAMCPKGLPIKDSENWQAAFLPGAYQGTHIDTQYTELSKLIENIEHPNVATADQRRQLDLLRHWNLKHRESREDDRLDARIHSYELAFRMQEAAAEAFDLSSEPKHVQDSYGLTTHGRQTLIARRLVERGVRYVQLWHGASQPWDTHSQIADRLPQLSADIDGPIAALMTDLRQRGLLDETLILWGGEFGRTPTVELMGEDKPGLGRDHNHYGFSVWMAGGGIRGGTIYGATDDFGFAAVENRTSVHDLHATILHALGLDHKRLTYRYAGRDFRLTDVHGQVIHDILS, from the coding sequence ATGCTTACACGTTCCGGTCTGGGTCTGGGCAGTCTGGGACTTGCTGAAGTCCTGGCCAACGACGGACGATCAGTGGCAAACGACACTGCGACAACCGGCAGCCGACTGCGTCAACAATCACCTCACGGCTTCGGTCGTGCGAAACATGTCATTCACTTCTTTCTGAATGGAGGCCCGTCTCACGTCGATACTTTCGATCCCAAACCTGCGCTTCAGAAATATGCCGGTAAATCGGTTCCCGGTACTCAGCCTACAGAACGACGCACAGGTGCTGCACTCCCGTCTCCGTTCCGATTTCGACAATACGGTGAATCCGGCCTGCCGGTAAGTGACCTGTTCTCAAAAACTGCAGCCCACGCTGATGACATTGCGGTGATTCGATCGATGTACGCTCAGGTGCCGAATCATGAACCATCGCTGATGCTGATGAATTGCGGTGACAGCGTGCAACCTCGGCCAAGTATGGGAGCGTGGGTGCTGTACGGTCTGGGATCTGAAAACGAAAACCTGCCAGGTTTCATTGCTATGTGTCCAAAGGGGCTTCCCATCAAGGATTCGGAAAACTGGCAGGCCGCCTTTTTGCCGGGCGCCTATCAGGGCACTCACATTGATACTCAGTATACAGAACTCAGCAAACTCATCGAAAACATTGAACACCCCAATGTGGCAACAGCTGACCAGCGTCGACAGCTCGACCTGCTGCGACACTGGAATCTGAAACATCGCGAATCCCGGGAGGATGACCGTCTGGACGCCCGAATACACTCTTATGAACTCGCTTTTCGCATGCAGGAAGCCGCCGCCGAAGCGTTTGACCTGTCCAGTGAACCAAAACACGTGCAGGACAGTTATGGACTCACGACACATGGTCGTCAGACGCTGATCGCACGACGTCTGGTTGAACGAGGCGTACGCTACGTTCAATTGTGGCATGGAGCCAGCCAGCCGTGGGATACTCATTCACAAATTGCCGACAGACTGCCGCAACTATCTGCCGATATCGACGGCCCGATTGCTGCACTGATGACAGATCTCAGACAACGGGGACTTCTCGATGAAACATTAATTCTCTGGGGTGGAGAATTCGGAAGAACACCCACGGTGGAACTCATGGGTGAAGACAAACCAGGTCTGGGTCGCGACCATAACCACTACGGCTTTTCGGTGTGGATGGCTGGTGGCGGCATCCGCGGTGGCACGATTTATGGAGCCACCGACGACTTTGGTTTTGCGGCAGTGGAGAATCGCACCAGCGTCCACGATCTGCACGCCACGATCCTGCATGCCCTCGGACTGGATCACAAACGACTCACGTACCGCTACGCCGGACGAGACTTCCGTCTGACCGATGTACACGGCCAGGTCATCCACGACATTCTGTCTTAA
- the purB gene encoding adenylosuccinate lyase — protein sequence MSHEIYRNPLNTRYASGEMSAIWSAQKKHSTWRRLWIALAESQQELGLHITDVQLNEMRSTADDIDFDVAARFERELRHDVMAHVHAWGEQCPAARKDIHLGATSCYVTDNAELIQIRESLLLIRRRIVQVIDRLAEFSIAYRDLPCLGFTHMQPAQPTTVGKRATLWCWDLILDLEEIEHRLSTLRFRGVKGTTGTQATFLSLFNGDHAKVEQLDRMVTKKMGFDSRHAVTGQTYSRKVDSHVLQTLNGIGQSCHKAGSDIRLLQHRKEVEEPFGKKQIGSSAMAYKRNPMRSERMCGLARFAMSMQAGADATTATQWMERSLDDSAIRRLTLPQGFLAVDACLILYRSIADGMVVYPHVIAQHLGAELPFMATEEILMAGVRAGGDRQTLHERIRVHSQEAADIVKQHGKPNDLINRLKQDTSFAGVDLDGTLDASLYIGRAPEQVDAFIAEQVNPVRTRLAEDLSPDAEDVKV from the coding sequence GTGTCACACGAAATTTATCGTAACCCGTTGAACACCCGTTATGCGTCCGGAGAAATGTCGGCTATCTGGTCGGCTCAAAAAAAACATTCCACCTGGCGGCGGTTGTGGATTGCACTGGCGGAGTCGCAGCAGGAACTTGGACTGCATATCACTGACGTGCAACTGAACGAAATGCGCAGCACCGCTGACGATATTGATTTTGATGTTGCCGCCCGTTTCGAACGAGAGCTTCGTCACGATGTGATGGCACACGTTCATGCATGGGGAGAGCAGTGTCCGGCCGCCCGTAAAGATATTCATCTGGGAGCGACCAGTTGCTATGTCACGGACAATGCAGAACTGATTCAGATCCGCGAGAGTCTTCTTTTGATACGTCGCCGGATTGTCCAGGTGATCGACCGGCTGGCGGAATTTTCGATCGCATATCGTGACCTTCCCTGTCTCGGATTCACGCACATGCAGCCGGCTCAGCCAACGACGGTTGGAAAGCGAGCTACGTTGTGGTGCTGGGACCTGATTCTTGATCTTGAAGAAATTGAACACCGGCTGTCAACTCTGCGATTTCGTGGAGTCAAAGGAACCACCGGGACGCAGGCAACCTTTCTGAGCCTGTTCAACGGCGACCATGCGAAGGTCGAACAGCTTGATCGAATGGTCACCAAAAAGATGGGCTTTGATTCACGTCATGCAGTCACCGGGCAGACGTATTCCCGCAAGGTGGACTCGCATGTACTCCAGACCTTGAATGGCATCGGCCAGTCATGTCATAAGGCAGGATCTGACATTCGACTTCTGCAGCATCGTAAGGAAGTTGAAGAACCGTTTGGAAAGAAGCAGATTGGATCCTCTGCGATGGCCTATAAGCGGAATCCCATGCGTTCGGAACGCATGTGTGGCCTGGCGAGATTTGCGATGAGCATGCAGGCGGGCGCTGATGCAACAACAGCCACTCAGTGGATGGAACGTTCACTGGATGACAGCGCGATTCGACGCCTCACACTGCCCCAGGGTTTTTTGGCAGTCGACGCGTGTCTGATCCTGTATCGCAGTATTGCTGATGGAATGGTCGTCTATCCCCACGTGATCGCACAGCATCTCGGTGCAGAGTTGCCGTTCATGGCTACAGAGGAAATTTTGATGGCCGGTGTTCGGGCGGGAGGTGATCGACAGACACTGCATGAACGAATCCGGGTTCACAGTCAGGAGGCAGCAGACATCGTAAAACAGCATGGGAAGCCAAACGACCTCATTAATCGTTTGAAACAGGACACCAGTTTTGCAGGTGTGGATCTGGACGGCACACTCGATGCGTCACTGTATATCGGACGAGCACCGGAACAGGTCGATGCGTTCATTGCAGAGCAGGTCAACCCGGTCCGGACGCGACTCGCTGAGGACCTGTCACCGGATGCTGAAGACGTCAAAGTCTGA
- a CDS encoding HRDC domain-containing protein, whose translation MQPRIIETDDEFHDLCEHIRSEQLVGFDTEFVSDNTYRPALGLLQFATQSCAAVVDPLAVTDLSAWWQIMADDETTVVVHGGQAEIRFCLQLLGRPPQRLFDIQLAEGFRSSSYPLSYSAIVKRVINQRVDGSQTRTDWTRRPLSEAQLRYALEDVEYLIEIHEKQAASLEKLGRLVWAEQEVSRLIADICNDDEAEPWERLSGTHKLSRRDLAVLQRLALWRENEAGRKNRPVRRILRDDLLVDLARRQPGSEKQALATRDLNRREYRRYMQDVVDVIREAQKIGEQDLPPKRRSRREDASSDEQVVAKLLALSLSNRCAEIDMAYTLVANNRDLLELVRHHRLGERNGDTPRMMKGWRNELFGDLLRDVMDGKVAFRVAPLGTGAPLVFE comes from the coding sequence ATGCAGCCAAGAATTATTGAAACAGACGACGAATTTCACGATCTGTGTGAGCACATTCGCAGCGAACAACTGGTTGGCTTCGATACCGAATTTGTCTCGGACAATACCTACCGCCCTGCATTGGGACTGTTGCAGTTCGCTACGCAAAGCTGTGCTGCCGTTGTGGATCCTCTGGCTGTCACTGATCTTTCAGCGTGGTGGCAGATCATGGCAGATGATGAAACGACTGTCGTTGTTCACGGAGGACAGGCAGAAATCCGATTTTGTCTTCAGCTTCTGGGGCGTCCTCCACAGCGTCTGTTTGATATCCAGCTGGCTGAGGGATTTCGCAGTTCCAGTTATCCACTTTCGTATTCCGCAATTGTGAAACGGGTGATCAATCAGCGTGTGGATGGCAGCCAGACTCGTACCGACTGGACTCGCCGGCCTCTTTCCGAAGCTCAGTTACGTTATGCACTGGAAGATGTTGAATACCTGATTGAAATCCATGAGAAACAGGCTGCCTCGCTGGAAAAACTGGGGCGTCTGGTCTGGGCGGAGCAGGAAGTCTCTCGTTTGATTGCAGACATTTGTAATGATGATGAAGCGGAACCCTGGGAGAGACTTTCCGGAACTCACAAATTAAGTCGACGTGATCTGGCTGTGCTGCAGCGTCTCGCCCTGTGGCGGGAAAACGAGGCAGGCAGAAAGAACCGCCCCGTCCGTCGAATCCTGCGGGACGATCTGCTGGTCGATCTGGCACGGCGTCAGCCCGGTTCAGAAAAACAGGCTTTGGCAACCCGTGATCTCAACCGACGAGAGTATCGTCGATATATGCAGGATGTGGTTGATGTGATTCGGGAAGCACAGAAGATCGGGGAACAGGATCTGCCTCCCAAACGTCGCAGTCGTCGCGAAGATGCATCGTCAGATGAACAGGTTGTGGCAAAGTTGCTGGCGCTGTCACTTTCGAATCGCTGCGCCGAGATTGACATGGCTTACACCCTGGTAGCCAACAATCGTGATCTGCTGGAGCTGGTTCGCCATCACCGACTTGGTGAACGCAACGGAGATACACCGCGTATGATGAAGGGGTGGCGCAACGAATTATTTGGTGATTTGCTGCGAGATGTGATGGACGGAAAAGTAGCATTTCGGGTCGCTCCGCTAGGGACAGGTGCGCCGCTGGTTTTCGAATAG
- a CDS encoding adenine phosphoribosyltransferase codes for MNLKEHIRSIPDFPKPGIMFRDITPLLKSAAAMKEVIQRVAAPFRDSGVTSVLAAEARGFVFGAPLAMELGAAFVPVRKPGKLPFETQSFEYDLEYGTDTLEIHRDAVEAGEHVLLVDDLLATGGTMEACLRLAERQHANIVGLAFVIELTFLNGRQRLAPYDVHSLISYHTEDADE; via the coding sequence ATGAATCTTAAAGAACATATCCGTTCCATTCCTGACTTTCCAAAGCCAGGCATTATGTTCCGGGACATCACCCCGCTGCTGAAATCAGCTGCCGCAATGAAGGAAGTGATCCAAAGGGTCGCTGCCCCGTTTCGAGATTCCGGAGTTACGTCAGTACTGGCGGCTGAAGCCCGGGGTTTTGTCTTTGGGGCACCTTTGGCGATGGAATTAGGGGCAGCCTTCGTTCCGGTCCGAAAACCCGGCAAGCTGCCGTTCGAAACACAGTCATTTGAATACGACCTGGAATACGGAACGGATACACTTGAGATTCATCGAGACGCGGTTGAAGCCGGAGAGCATGTGCTACTGGTTGATGATCTGCTGGCGACAGGCGGCACTATGGAAGCCTGTCTGCGTCTGGCAGAACGACAACACGCCAACATCGTTGGACTGGCATTTGTCATTGAGCTGACATTTCTGAACGGTAGACAGCGCCTTGCACCGTATGATGTCCACAGCCTGATTTCTTATCACACCGAAGATGCGGATGAATGA
- a CDS encoding DUF1501 domain-containing protein translates to MFDDTLVVFCTEFGHTPGVEIRGNHKEHTGLDHHPHSFTIWFAGAGVKRGFVHGHTDELGFHAVEDAHYVTDIHATVL, encoded by the coding sequence ATGTTTGATGACACACTCGTCGTGTTCTGCACTGAGTTTGGACACACGCCGGGAGTAGAAATCCGCGGCAACCACAAAGAACACACCGGCCTTGATCATCATCCACACAGTTTCACGATATGGTTCGCGGGTGCCGGTGTGAAACGCGGCTTTGTCCATGGCCACACGGACGAACTGGGCTTCCACGCTGTCGAAGATGCTCACTATGTCACAGACATCCACGCCACGGTCCTATAA